Proteins from one Leptolyngbya sp. 'hensonii' genomic window:
- a CDS encoding DUF4351 domain-containing protein: MIRRLHETGYDRREVVNLFKFIDWVMILPEGLKQAFWMDLKAYEEERKVPYITSVEEIGFERGMQQGRQEEARSLILRQLTRRLGELPEPISGQLEALSVAQLEILGEALLDFSHLSNLEAWLEGQKQ; this comes from the coding sequence TTGATTCGACGGTTGCATGAAACAGGGTACGATCGGCGGGAGGTGGTGAATCTATTCAAGTTTATTGATTGGGTTATGATCTTGCCAGAGGGGTTGAAACAGGCATTCTGGATGGACTTGAAGGCATACGAGGAGGAGCGCAAGGTGCCCTACATTACCAGCGTGGAAGAGATTGGATTTGAGCGAGGTATGCAACAAGGGCGGCAGGAAGAAGCCCGATCGCTTATCCTCCGCCAACTGACCCGTCGCCTGGGAGAATTGCCCGAGCCCATCAGTGGACAGCTTGAGGCGTTATCCGTGGCTCAATTAGAGATCTTAGGAGAAGCATTGCTAGATTTCTCCCATCTCTCTAACTTAGAGGCATGGTTAGAGGGCCAGAAACAGTAG